Sequence from the Colletotrichum higginsianum IMI 349063 chromosome 6, whole genome shotgun sequence genome:
AGCCTCGCGCTGCTCGAGGTGGCACTACAGGCAATGTGAGAGTGATAACGAATACCTTGGCACAAGCTTGATGTCGAAGGACATTTTCAATCTCGAAGTGTACGAAATCCGGTAGACGGGTTTACTGATTCCGAATCAAGAGGCCAAATCGCCTTAGGAAAGAGCTGGGTCTCCTTGGAAGAACATCACCGAAAAGCCGAAATGTCTAAGAAGTCACCAACGGTGCGGCAGCTCAAGATTAAGTGTTCCGTTACCGTTTTGCCCTCTGTTAATGGCCCTAGACCTCGGAAGTGGGCGGCTCAATTGTGCCAGCTGAGACATTTGCCGCTGTGGAAATGGTGAGCATAAGCGAGGATAGCGTAATCCTTTACACTCTGGTGTCCTGTAGCATCAACCCATCTAGAGCACCGTTGGCTCCGAAATGGCTACCAACTGATAGTCACTCCCACTGCAGATACCGTTGATGCTTGTCCCGAAAAGTGCAGCGAACGCCGAAAGCGCGATAAGTGACCGATGGGGATGAGCCGTAGAATCAAAACTTGGATTCAAACCGTTCGTGAATGTCAGTCTGCAGAATTTTGTACGGCCTGCTTCATGTCGTAGCCGTCAAGCACTTTGGTGTTTGACGGTGGATTGTGCAACAGAGCGAGACGTGACTATGTTCTGGGCGGTTTGTATGCTAGGTCAAAAGCGGAGGCAAATGCGACCCATTTCCATGGCACTTGGCTGCCTTGCTGGTTGCCTTGTGTCGCTGCCTGGCGTATTTCCGGGCGCCGATTGGCTGGAACCGGGCGACGACGTGTGCTGCTCACCGAGAGTCGCCCAAAAAGCAAGGCGAACTAGCGAATGgaccgcgccctcgcccagctcccTCAACGTGTGAGTGCCCCCCAATAGCACCTCATCTTCCCTCACGTTACGGTAGTCACGCCGGTTCCTCATTCTCAAACTCTTTCTTGCCCATCCTTCGCTGTTTCTTCCCGTCCGAATGACTACAAGTTCTCAACtctccatgtccatgtcgcCTGACTGAACCCTTTAGTTTCTTCCATTTGGTCCGTCTTCAGCCAGCAAGCAGCCTTCGTTTGTCCAGCCACCCATGTCTTCCTAGTGCCCGGAGTCAGCCGTCGTCACCTTCCGGCCCCGACCGACCCACTATCGGACCGGCAATTGAGGTTTATCAAGTTGTCTTTTGACTCGGCCATCCGGGCTTCATTTCGCTTTGACAACATCCCTATTCCTAGTAGCCGGCCTTTCTCCCCTATCAAAGAACGCCGACCGACTTTAAGCCCCAAGAGCCGAAAACCATTCCTGTCTGGCTGgactcgggctcgggctcgagTGGGTGACCCTCGTTCCCTTCCGTGCCCATCACTTCAAGCATCACTGGCAGTATTGCCTTGTGGAATCAGGCCAGTGCCTGCTGCCCCATATGCAAATACCCGCAGGGTCGCCATTTACATATCCGTTCTCTAACATGTAATTAGTCGCCTATTGCAGCTGACAGCTCGAGTCGACTCCCTTGCTGGCTCCTCGCCTCAACGACGACCCATTAACAATGGCAAACCTGCCCAAGGCAACGGATATGGAGATGGATCCCGCGAAACAAGGCCAGATGGTTTCTCCACAAGGCCAAGAGACCGGGGTCAACATATCAAACCCTTCGGGCCAGCTCTTCCATCAGAAAACACCGCCGATGCCATGGGGTTTGATGAACTTCTATGGCAGCGAGCAGCCGTGGGTTCCTCCCGGCATCTTTGGCGCATCTCATCAGGACCGACAAGCATCGGCACCGAGCACGCAGAGACGAACACCAAATGGCTTCCAAGGGTGGCGAAGCACTCTCCCTTCGGAATGCGACACCGGATTCCCGCCTTCCGACTCCGGTTATGAAAGCAGGACAAAACATAGCATCGAAAACACGTCCGTCTTCAATGATGTGGACCGAAGCCAGGACACCCAGAGCCTCTCGGGGCAGATAATGGAGTATCACCCCTTTGGCTTGACCCCCAGCGATGGCAATTGGGACATGGCTGCAACACCAATCCCCGTTCCTGCATCCCAAACCAGCGCCGCTGAGAACATATTAATATGCCCGGGCTGTCAATCACCTTGCAAGACTCGGTCGGAGTTAAAGTGAGTTTGCACACGGACGGACGTTGTTAGTCCCGAAAAAAGCGTGCTGACATGTCTCCAAGCAAACACCATCAGCGGCATCGCAAAGCGCACAAATGCGATGTTCCCGGGTGTACCCGCACAGAGGGCTTCGGTACGCTAAACGACCTTGACCGACACAAGGGCAGTGTGCATCCCGGTATCTTCAACGCAGGCCCTCGATATCGTTGCATCATTGGCTCTTGTCAGACCAAGGACAAAATTTGGCCTAGGGCAGACAACTTCAGGCAACATTTGAAACGTGTGCATCGCCAGATTTTTAACCCCGAGGATGACCTAAGCAGGTTCATGCTGTCGTAAGTGCTTCTGTATTGGTCTGTTGTCGGGTATGAAACCTAACACCAGCGTAGGCAAATACCCCAGAGGCCTCATGACGATTCATTTCAACAAAATGCGCAAGATGCATTGGAAGGTGTTGGCTCGGAACTCTCCAGCGAATGTCCTATCGTCTGGGATAGTCGACCACCTGTCTTTGAGGATATACAGCTATCTCCGCAAGAAGAACGGCCAGAATCCATGGACCTCATCCTCGATCCATCACTGAAAAGTGTCGACGGGCCAACATCGGACGTATCTCTTGACACAGGCATGGTCGTGCCCAAGGCACAGTTGCAGAACCAAATTTCCGAATCATTTTGTGAGCTTACCGGTCACGACTTCGTACAACCCAAGAATATTACGAGAGCACCATCTCCGAAGGCCGCTGTTAGTGAGCTGGAAGACGATGGCTCCGATGGAATATGTGCGAACCAGCTTCAGTACACCTTAATCAACCCGAGCTCGTGCTTGAAACAAGACGTCTCTGACTCGACCAAAGCCCGAGACAGGACCTTTGAAGGCTCCCCAACGGATAGCATGGACTGCGACGCTGCCGCTGATGATCCAGTTCATCAAGAACCTACCACATCCATTAGGGAGGAACAGTCTGTCGACCAAGACTTTCCTCAAGAGAAGGTGTCGATGCATCGCTTTCCTTCGGGTCTCCCGGACAAGGGCCTGAGTCAACAAGCCATGTTCAATTATCTTTCACAGATGCCTAAGAATGTCATCGAGACATACTTAAAGTCCCAGGCTGAAGCCGCCCCCCAGAAGCGCGCGTCAGCTCCAAGTATCAATGCAAATAGCCCACATCACTGCCCACATTCGGACTGTCGAAAGCCTTTCAATCGCAAATGCGAGCTCAAGTATGTAATCTCCACCATATCCC
This genomic interval carries:
- a CDS encoding C2H2 type zinc finger domain protein, which translates into the protein MANLPKATDMEMDPAKQGQMVSPQGQETGVNISNPSGQLFHQKTPPMPWGLMNFYGSEQPWVPPGIFGASHQDRQASAPSTQRRTPNGFQGWRSTLPSECDTGFPPSDSGYESRTKHSIENTSVFNDVDRSQDTQSLSGQIMEYHPFGLTPSDGNWDMAATPIPVPASQTSAAENILICPGCQSPCKTRSELNKHHQRHRKAHKCDVPGCTRTEGFGTLNDLDRHKGSVHPGIFNAGPRYRCIIGSCQTKDKIWPRADNFRQHLKRVHRQIFNPEDDLSRFMLSQIPQRPHDDSFQQNAQDALEGVGSELSSECPIVWDSRPPVFEDIQLSPQEERPESMDLILDPSLKSVDGPTSDVSLDTGMVVPKAQLQNQISESFCELTGHDFVQPKNITRAPSPKAAVSELEDDGSDGICANQLQYTLINPSSCLKQDVSDSTKARDRTFEGSPTDSMDCDAAADDPVHQEPTTSIREEQSVDQDFPQEKVSMHRFPSGLPDKGLSQQAMFNYLSQMPKNVIETYLKSQAEAAPQKRASAPSINANSPHHCPHSDCRKPFNRKCELKKHMKRHLKPYGCTFPSCFKRFGSKNDWKRHENSQHFQVEMWQCHEKRADNENESCGKVCLRRETFRSHLLREHKMKESSQVDKELEKCRVGRDGEPRFWCGFCVKIVDITQKGPNAWAERFDHIDNHYAGRNNLSKKNHSDWIPVGPELPDVVLTRSSDASSDAESVDENLVAVASRLPQGMSGQTRKRSLGDDDERPNSKQARTYMWRCCTCQWELVYEVNASCIACSHMRCSNCDVDCITSQDNNNAGRPAQSQE